The genomic window CCATGACGGAGCAGATACTCGTTGGCCCTCATGCTGTGTTGGAGGCGCTTCGAGCGGGGCGACGTCAGATTGATCGAATTTATCTGGCGAGAGAACGGTATGATCCCAGGATCACTGAGATTATCAAGCGCGCCAGAGACGGTGGGGTACCCTTCACACAGGAGACACGGCAGCGGCTTGGCGAATTGGCCAAGGGGGTGACGCACCAGGGCGTTGTGGCCGTGGTCAGTGCGGCCGGCTACGATGACCCGTTTGAACTGGTTACTCGAATCAAGGCCGCCACCCCGATGCCGTTACTGCTGCTGCTTGACGGAGTCCAGGACCCTCAGAACCTCGGAGCGATCATGCGTACGGCGGAGGCCGCGGGCGTAGATGGACTCTTCATCACGAAACATCGCGCCGTCGGGATTACGTCGGCGGTTGCAAAGGCCTCTGCCGGGGCTTCAGAGCACCTGCCCGTGGCCCGGGTTGGGGGTCTGCCGGCGTTTCTTGCGTGGCTGAAAGATCAGGGCATCTGGA from Candidatus Methylomirabilis lanthanidiphila includes these protein-coding regions:
- a CDS encoding Putative TrmH family tRNA/rRNA methyltransferase, with amino-acid sequence MTEQILVGPHAVLEALRAGRRQIDRIYLARERYDPRITEIIKRARDGGVPFTQETRQRLGELAKGVTHQGVVAVVSAAGYDDPFELVTRIKAATPMPLLLLLDGVQDPQNLGAIMRTAEAAGVDGLFITKHRAVGITSAVAKASAGASEHLPVARVGGLPAFLAWLKDQGIWIVGADPSATQSLYGIDMCAPMGVVIGGEHRGLTVLVRQRCDLLARIPACGRVASLNAAAAAAIFLFEIRRQHSVIKQIPANGREPVIVS